In the genome of Buchnera aphidicola (Artemisaphis artemisicola), one region contains:
- a CDS encoding YbaB/EbfC family nucleoid-associated protein, whose protein sequence is MFTKNGLGNLMKQAQQMQEKMTKIQDEIAKMEVTGEAGAGLVKVTINGAHNCRRVEVDPSLLQDDDKDMLEDLAAAAFNDAARRISEAQKKKMSAISTGMQFPSGFNIPV, encoded by the coding sequence ATGTTTACTAAAAATGGTTTAGGTAATTTAATGAAACAAGCACAACAAATGCAAGAAAAAATGACAAAAATTCAAGATGAAATAGCAAAAATGGAAGTTACAGGAGAAGCAGGAGCAGGATTAGTTAAAGTAACCATAAATGGTGCACACAATTGCAGAAGAGTAGAAGTAGATCCAAGTCTCTTGCAAGATGATGATAAAGATATGCTAGAAGATTTAGCAGCTGCTGCGTTTAATGATGCAGCAAGAAGAATATCTGAAGCACAAAAAAAGAAAATGTCTGCTATATCTACAGGAATGCAATTTCCAAGTGGTTTTAACATACCGGTATAA
- the folD gene encoding bifunctional methylenetetrahydrofolate dehydrogenase/methenyltetrahydrofolate cyclohydrolase FolD produces MPAIIINGNAIAEKIKLKILKKVNQRKKNGKKTPGLAMILVGTDIPSKIYVNKKKIACKQVGFFSECWYFSENVKEIELLNLIKKLNNNNNIDGILIQLPLPQQINYLKILSSIVPDKDVDGFHPYNTGSLCQRTPKLRACTPKGIITMLKYKNIKTHGLHAVMVGASNIVGRPMSLELLLAGCTTTVTHRFTKNLKNHIKRADLVIVAVGKPNFLKGDWIKSGSIIIDVGINRLEDGKIVGDVDFKNAYLKASYITPVPGGVGPMTVATLLQNTLEACEKYHDI; encoded by the coding sequence ATGCCAGCAATAATTATAAATGGTAATGCAATAGCAGAAAAAATCAAACTAAAAATTTTAAAAAAAGTAAATCAAAGAAAAAAAAACGGAAAAAAAACACCTGGATTAGCAATGATTTTAGTTGGAACTGATATTCCTTCAAAAATTTATGTGAACAAAAAAAAAATAGCATGTAAACAAGTTGGATTTTTTTCAGAATGCTGGTATTTTTCTGAAAATGTAAAAGAAATAGAACTTTTAAATCTTATCAAAAAATTAAATAATAATAATAATATAGATGGAATCTTAATACAATTACCTCTTCCTCAACAAATAAATTATTTAAAAATTTTAAGTAGCATTGTTCCTGATAAAGATGTAGATGGTTTTCATCCATATAATACAGGTTCGTTGTGTCAAAGAACACCAAAGTTACGAGCATGCACCCCTAAGGGTATTATTACCATGTTGAAATATAAAAACATAAAAACTCATGGATTACATGCAGTAATGGTAGGAGCATCTAACATTGTAGGAAGACCAATGAGTTTAGAATTATTATTAGCTGGATGTACTACTACTGTTACACATCGATTTACTAAAAATTTAAAAAATCATATTAAAAGAGCTGATTTAGTGATAGTAGCAGTTGGAAAACCAAATTTTTTAAAAGGAGATTGGATTAAAAGTGGTTCTATTATCATAGATGTAGGAATTAATAGATTAGAAGATGGAAAAATAGTAGGTGATGTAGATTTTAAAAATGCTTATTTAAAAGCTTCTTATATAACTCCTGTACCAGGAGGAGTTGGGCCTATGACGGTCGCTACACTATTGCAAAATACTTTAGAAGCTTGTGAAAAATATCATGATATTTAA
- the cysS gene encoding cysteine--tRNA ligase translates to MLKIFNTFTKKKESFKTILKNKINLYVCGVTVYDLCHIGHGRTFVIFDMIVRYFRSCGFKVNYIRNITDIDDKIISRSIIQNTKIDVFTTSMIKEMHKDFFLLGILPPDQEPRVTDYIDDIIKIIQKLIKSKNAYINHKGDVIFSVNSDHNYGKLSRQSLTLLKSGIRIPSNDMKKNPLDFVLWKISSNKEHSWNSPWGKGRPGWHIECSAITNVFFKNSIDIHGGGSDLIFPHHENERSQSISFNKESKINFWMHTGVVITNNQKMSKSLGNTYLIRDLLKHYDAEVLRYFFLSTHYRHPIHFSKGSLNQAYISLKYLYEALYEILPLCNDEEGMNFELQFYDSINNDFNTPEVFLVFFKIARQINFFKKRNTLKSSKFAFRLISLANRLGFLLQDPEVFLQQKNLLNSSVIKEIEFLIEKRNIARQSKLWKEADNIRKKLASLDVVLKDLSNKTIWRKK, encoded by the coding sequence ATGTTAAAAATCTTTAATACGTTTACTAAAAAAAAAGAAAGTTTTAAGACTATCCTAAAAAATAAAATTAATTTATATGTATGTGGTGTGACTGTATACGATTTATGTCATATTGGTCATGGTCGTACTTTTGTTATTTTTGATATGATAGTTCGTTATTTTCGTTCTTGTGGTTTTAAAGTGAACTATATCAGAAATATTACTGATATTGATGATAAAATTATTTCAAGATCTATAATTCAAAATACTAAAATTGATGTTTTTACAACTTCTATGATAAAAGAAATGCATAAAGATTTTTTTTTATTAGGTATACTTCCTCCAGATCAAGAACCTCGTGTTACAGATTATATTGATGATATTATTAAAATTATTCAAAAACTTATAAAAAGTAAAAATGCGTATATCAATCATAAAGGTGATGTTATTTTTTCTGTCAATAGTGATCATAATTATGGAAAGTTATCTCGTCAATCTTTAACATTATTAAAATCTGGAATACGTATTCCATCAAATGATATGAAAAAAAATCCTTTAGATTTTGTACTTTGGAAAATTTCTAGTAATAAAGAACATTCTTGGAATTCTCCATGGGGAAAAGGACGTCCTGGTTGGCATATTGAGTGCAGTGCTATTACTAATGTTTTTTTTAAAAATTCTATAGATATTCATGGTGGTGGATCTGATTTAATTTTTCCACATCACGAGAATGAAAGATCGCAATCTATATCTTTTAATAAAGAATCAAAAATAAATTTCTGGATGCATACAGGAGTGGTAATAACAAATAATCAAAAAATGTCTAAATCTTTAGGAAATACTTATCTTATAAGAGATCTTTTAAAACATTATGACGCTGAAGTTTTGCGATATTTTTTTCTTTCAACACATTATCGTCATCCTATTCATTTTTCTAAAGGAAGTTTAAATCAAGCATATATATCATTAAAATACTTATATGAAGCATTATATGAAATTTTGCCATTATGTAATGATGAAGAAGGTATGAATTTTGAACTTCAATTTTATGATTCTATAAATAATGATTTTAATACTCCTGAAGTATTTTTAGTTTTTTTTAAAATAGCACGTCAAATTAATTTTTTTAAAAAAAGAAATACATTAAAGTCAAGTAAGTTTGCTTTCAGATTAATATCTTTAGCAAATCGTTTAGGCTTTTTATTGCAAGATCCAGAAGTATTTTTACAACAAAAAAATTTATTAAATTCATCTGTAATTAAAGAAATTGAATTTTTAATAGAAAAAAGAAATATAGCAAGACAATCAAAATTATGGAAAGAAGCAGATAATATAAGAAAAAAATTAGCATCTTTAGATGTAGTGCTAAAAGATTTATCTAATAAAACTATATGGAGAAAAAAATAA
- the cspE gene encoding transcription antiterminator/RNA stability regulator CspE → MSKIKGNVKWFNESKGFGFITPEDGSKDVFVHFSAIQSNGFKTLAEGQSVEFEITEGAKGPSAANVVSL, encoded by the coding sequence ATGTCCAAGATTAAAGGTAATGTTAAATGGTTTAATGAATCCAAAGGTTTCGGTTTTATTACTCCAGAAGATGGAAGTAAAGATGTATTTGTTCATTTTTCAGCTATACAAAGCAATGGTTTTAAAACTTTAGCAGAAGGTCAAAGTGTTGAATTTGAAATCACTGAAGGAGCAAAAGGCCCATCTGCTGCTAATGTTGTTAGTTTATAA
- the ybeD gene encoding DUF493 family protein YbeD, producing MKTKLREMLKFPCFFTYKIIGLAQPELIDQIIKVIQIQIPGDYTPQVKSSNRGNYLSVSITICAKNFEQIEVLYHEISKINIVRMVL from the coding sequence ATGAAAACAAAATTACGAGAAATGTTAAAATTCCCTTGTTTTTTTACTTATAAGATCATTGGCTTAGCTCAACCTGAACTTATTGATCAAATAATAAAAGTCATTCAAATCCAGATTCCAGGAGATTATACACCTCAAGTTAAATCGAGTAATAGAGGTAATTATCTTTCTGTTTCAATTACAATATGTGCTAAAAATTTTGAACAAATTGAAGTTTTATATCATGAAATTAGTAAAATTAATATAGTTAGAATGGTTTTATAA
- the htpG gene encoding molecular chaperone HtpG produces MKQNKTQVYNFQSEVKQLLHLMIHSLYSNKEIFLRELISNSSDAIDKLRFSSISLPELYENDTDVKIQISINKAQKTLIISDNGIGMTKKDTIDNLGTIAKSGTKSFLQSLKKIKDKKNELIGEFGVGFYSSFIVSDKVSVRTRFAGKKPNEGILWESSGEGEYSITDIIKKTRGTEITLFLKKEEEEFLEIWRIKNIISKYSDHITVPVYIQNYDEKNKTYFWEQINKAKALWTLNKSSINDNEYKDFYKHITNDQNDPLIWSHNHVEGNQEYISLLYIPEKAAWDIWNRDNKHGLKLYVKRVYIMDNSQEFLPNYLRFIRGLIDSSDLPLNISREILQGNSVTENLKKALIKRSLNMLTKLAQENSEKYQIFWNQFGLVLKEGPAEDQENLNKIAHLLRFASLKNNSSEQKLSLKEYINNMNPKQDKIYYITSDSHESAKNSPHLELFKKNNIDVLLLSDRIDEWMMNYLIEFEGKKFQSISKEDLSLNKLTEEKKIKNNELPNEMIDFLKRSKKALGDKVKDVRLTYRLTETPCVLLSDSNEMTTQMAKLFSAAGQSVPELKYIFEINPNHALIQKICSIHNENEFNEWIKLLLDEALLAEKGNLENPHKFISRINKLLLI; encoded by the coding sequence ATGAAACAAAACAAAACACAAGTATATAATTTTCAATCAGAAGTAAAACAATTATTACATTTAATGATTCATTCATTATATTCTAACAAAGAAATTTTTTTAAGAGAATTAATATCAAATTCATCAGATGCAATAGATAAACTAAGATTTTCTTCTATATCATTACCAGAATTATATGAAAATGATACTGATGTAAAAATTCAAATTTCTATCAATAAAGCACAAAAAACATTAATAATTAGTGATAATGGTATTGGAATGACTAAAAAAGATACCATTGATAATCTTGGTACCATTGCTAAATCAGGAACAAAATCATTTTTACAATCTTTAAAAAAAATAAAAGATAAAAAAAATGAATTAATAGGAGAATTTGGAGTTGGTTTTTATTCATCTTTTATTGTATCAGATAAAGTTTCTGTTCGAACTAGATTTGCAGGTAAAAAACCAAATGAAGGAATATTATGGGAATCTTCAGGAGAAGGGGAATATAGTATTACTGATATTATAAAAAAAACTAGAGGTACTGAAATTACATTATTTTTAAAAAAAGAAGAAGAAGAATTTTTAGAAATATGGCGTATTAAAAATATTATTAGTAAATATTCTGATCATATTACAGTTCCAGTATATATACAAAATTACGATGAAAAAAATAAAACATATTTTTGGGAACAAATTAATAAAGCTAAAGCACTTTGGACATTAAATAAATCTTCTATTAATGACAATGAATACAAAGATTTTTATAAACATATTACTAATGATCAAAATGATCCACTTATATGGAGTCATAATCATGTAGAAGGAAATCAAGAATATATTAGTTTATTATATATTCCTGAAAAAGCAGCTTGGGATATATGGAATAGAGATAATAAGCATGGTTTAAAATTATACGTAAAACGTGTTTATATTATGGATAACTCTCAAGAATTTCTTCCTAATTATTTACGTTTTATAAGAGGATTGATAGATTCTAGTGATCTTCCTTTAAATATTTCTCGTGAAATATTACAAGGAAATTCTGTTACAGAAAATTTAAAAAAAGCTCTAATAAAGAGATCCTTAAATATGTTGACTAAACTCGCACAAGAGAATAGTGAAAAATATCAAATTTTTTGGAATCAATTTGGATTAGTTTTAAAAGAAGGACCTGCTGAAGATCAAGAAAATTTAAATAAAATCGCTCATCTTTTGCGTTTTGCATCTCTTAAAAATAATAGCTCTGAACAAAAATTATCTTTAAAAGAATATATTAATAACATGAATCCAAAACAAGATAAAATATATTATATTACTTCAGATAGCCATGAATCAGCTAAAAATAGTCCTCATTTAGAATTATTTAAAAAAAACAATATTGATGTTTTATTGTTATCTGATCGTATTGATGAGTGGATGATGAATTATCTTATTGAATTTGAAGGAAAAAAATTTCAATCTATTAGTAAAGAAGATTTATCATTAAATAAATTAACAGAAGAAAAAAAGATAAAAAATAATGAATTACCTAATGAAATGATTGATTTTTTAAAAAGATCAAAAAAAGCTCTTGGAGATAAAGTTAAAGACGTAAGATTAACATATAGATTAACAGAAACTCCTTGTGTTTTACTAAGTGATTCGAATGAAATGACAACACAAATGGCTAAACTTTTTTCTGCAGCAGGACAATCTGTACCGGAATTAAAATACATTTTTGAAATCAATCCAAATCATGCTTTAATACAGAAAATATGTTCTATACATAATGAAAATGAATTTAATGAATGGATTAAACTATTATTAGATGAAGCTTTACTAGCTGAAAAGGGTAATTTAGAAAATCCGCATAAATTTATTTCTAGAATAAACAAATTATTACTTATATAA
- the adk gene encoding adenylate kinase, translating into MRIILLGAPGTGKGTQGKFITKKYNIPQISTGDMLRKNIYLKNKMGKIIKNILEKGHLVSDEIVCNLIHDRIKQKDCTNGFILDGFPRTLEQYSYLSKNQIKIDYVLELILPYHLILERISGRRIHAQSGRVYHVKFKPPKIKDKDDLTQESLTIREDDKEESIKKRLREYKKETYPLINCYLNEKKKYNLKFFQINAINSISCIQKQIEKILKK; encoded by the coding sequence ATGCGTATTATTTTATTAGGTGCACCTGGAACAGGAAAAGGAACACAAGGGAAATTTATTACAAAAAAATATAACATTCCTCAAATATCTACAGGTGACATGCTGAGAAAAAATATTTATTTAAAAAATAAAATGGGAAAAATTATAAAAAATATTCTTGAAAAGGGCCATCTTGTTTCTGATGAAATTGTATGTAATTTAATACATGATAGAATTAAACAGAAAGATTGTACTAATGGTTTTATACTAGATGGTTTTCCAAGAACTCTAGAACAATATTCTTATTTATCTAAAAATCAAATAAAAATAGATTATGTCTTAGAATTAATTTTACCATATCATTTGATATTAGAACGTATATCAGGAAGACGTATACATGCTCAATCAGGACGTGTATATCATGTAAAATTTAAACCGCCTAAAATTAAAGACAAAGATGATTTAACTCAAGAATCATTAACAATAAGAGAAGATGACAAGGAAGAAAGTATTAAAAAAAGATTAAGAGAATATAAAAAAGAAACCTATCCACTAATTAATTGCTATTTAAATGAAAAAAAAAAATACAATCTAAAATTTTTTCAAATTAATGCTATTAATTCAATATCATGTATACAAAAACAAATAGAAAAGATTTTAAAGAAGTAA